The following DNA comes from Penaeus monodon isolate SGIC_2016 unplaced genomic scaffold, NSTDA_Pmon_1 PmonScaffold_10329, whole genome shotgun sequence.
tgtctccctcatcaaaAAACAACTCCAGCAacaacaatatctccctcatcaacaaGAGCCTCCTCCCACCAACAATATCTCCCCTCATAACAACAGAGACTCacaccaacaatgtctccctccAATCAAGAGAGACCCCaccaccaacaatgtctccctcatcaaccAGAGACTCCACCCcccaacaatatctccctcatcaagGAGCCTCCACACCAACAATTCTCCCCCATCAACAGAGACTCCGCACCAAaaatgtctccctcatcaacaagACTCCCCTCCACCAACCAATAATTCTCCCTCATCAaacagagactccaccaccaacaaGACTCCATCTTCAACAAGACTCCCCTCATCCAACAAAATCTCCCTCATCAACcagagactccaccaccaacaatactccctcatcaacagagactccagcacAACAATGtatccctcatcaacagagactccaccaccaacaatatctccctcatcaacagagactccaccaccaacaaaTCTCCCCTCAAACAACAGTagactccagcaccaacaatgtcCCCATCTTCAACAAGACTCCATCCCAACAATATCTCCCCCATCCAAACAAGGACTCCCCCCCACCAACAATATctcctcatcaacagagactccccCCACCAACAATTGTCTCCCTCACAACAGAGACTCCCGCACCAACAATATCTCCTCATCCAGAGAGACTCATCttcaacagagactccaccaccacaacaatatctccctcatcaaaaagagaaacaatgtctccctcatcaacaggactccagcaccaacaatgtctccctcacAGCAGAGAATACACACCaaacaatatctccctcatcaaaCAGAGACTCCATCACAACAATGtcctccctcatcaacagagactccaccaccaacaatgtctccctcatcaacaaaagactccaccacacacaaaatgtctccctcatcaacaggaGCCTCCTCCACCAACAATATTTTCCCTCCCTCAACAGAGActcccacaccaaaaacccaaagtcTCCCTCCATCAAGAGAGactccccacacaacccccacacaaaggGCCCCtgcatcaacagagactccactcACCAAATACCAAAATTCTCCCTCAACAGAAACTCcaaccaccaaaaaaattttcctccccaTCAAAAGAACCTCCACCAcccaacaatatctccctcatcaaaCCCGAagactccaccaccaacaatatctTTCCCTCATCAACCAAGAGACTCCACCACCACAATGTCCcccatcaacagagactccacacCAAACAATATCTCCCTCCCACTCACAAAATCAACGCCatcaccaacaatgtctccctctCCAAAGACTTCCACACCAAATTCCCCCCCAACAACCAAACCCAATATCtcccctcatcaacagagactccacccAACAATATCTCCTCATCACAGAGACTCCAACCAAAATTCTCCCTCAACAAAACTCCAGACCAACAAGTCTCTCTCAAAGGCTCCACCAACCCAACCAGCTCCCTCACAACAAATCCCACAACAACTCCCCCACAACAAGCTCCCACCAACAAACCCCCTCATCAACAAGACTCCACACCAACAATCTCCATCTCAACAAGACTCCATCACCACAATTCTCCCTCAAACAACAGAGACTCCACTCACAACTCAGCCCAACATTCCCTCTCACAGAATCCACCCAACATTCTCCCTCACAACAGAGACTCCACACACAATTTCCCCCCCAACAAAGACTCCTCCCAACATGTCCCCCCCCCATCAACAGAGGGCTCCACACCAAATtcccctcatcaacagagactccccACAACAATGTCTTCCCACAACAAGATCCTCCTCAAACAAGTCCCCCTCTCAACGAGACTCAGCAACATTCCCCTCACCAACAATGACTCACCAACAGAATCTCCCCCCCAACAGGACTCCACCacaacaatgtctccctcatcaaaCAGAGACTCCACACCAACAATGTccccctcatcaacagagactccaccaccaacaatgtctccctaTCCAACAGAGATCCccaccaacaatatctccctcatcaacagagactccatctTCAACAagactccaccaccaacaaaCTCCCTCACAGGCCCTCAGCACACAATATCCTCATCAACAAGACTCCATCACCAACATGTCTCCCTCATCAAAAAAGACTCCTCACCAACAATTTCCCTCCAACAAACCAGCAAATATCTTTCCCTCATCAACAGGAGACTCCAACCAAAattctccctcatcaacagagactccaaaCCCCCAACAATGTCTTCCTCATCAATAGAGACTCCATCACCAAAAAAATCTCATCTTCCAAAGACTCCATCCCCATATCCCTAACAAAACTCCCACCAACAAAGTTCCTCACAACTCCTCATAACAATCTCCATCATCACAAGACTCCACCACAACAATgtcctcatcaacagagactccagcaccaCCAATTCCTCCACATCAagagactccagcaccaacaatatctccctctCAAATCCAGACCACAAGCTCcccatcaacagagactccactcACCAAATATCTCCCTCATCAAAGAGACTCCAGCACAACATATTTCCCCTCATAAACGGAGACCCCCAACACAGACTCCACCCACAATATCTCCCTCCATCAACAGAAACTCCTCGCACTACAAGCCCATCAACAGAGACTCCGCACCAACAACTGTCCCTCACAACAACTCAACCAAcatatctccctcatcaacagagactccaccaccaacTATTCTTCATCAAGACTCCATCACCACATATCTCCATCTTCAAGAAAGACTCCCCTCCACAACAGTCTCCCCATAACAGAGACTCAGCACCAACAATGTCCCCTCTCAAAGAACTCACACCAACAATCCATCTTCCTCCAAACCACACAATCTCTCTTCAAAAAGACTCCATCACCAACAATACTCCACAAGACCATCACCACATGTCCCCCATCAAAAGAGACTCCACAACAATGTCTCCCCTCAAGGCCCCACCACAATGTctcctcatcaacagagactccacaccaacaatgtctccctcatcaacgAATCCACCACCAACAAATCTCCCAttcaacagagactccaccacAACATGTCTCCACACAAGCCAGACCACATCTCCCACAAGAGAGATCCACCACCAAATGTTCCTCTCCCTCAAGACCCACAACCAAAGCCCCATCAACAGAACCACCAaaatgtctccctcatcaacagagactccaccaccaccaatgtctcccctcatcaacagagaccaccaccaacaatgtctccctcatcaacgAGACTCCACACCACAATGTCTCCCCATCAACgagactccagcaccaacaatgcTCACCAACAATCCCCCAACATCCCTCAAACAGAGACTCCACCAACAATTCTCCCCATCAACAGAGACCCCACCACAACGATCTCCCCACCAACAGAGACTCAACACCCACATGCCTCTCACAGACTCAAGCACCAAAATTCTCCCTCACAAAGACGACAGACCAAATGTCTTTC
Coding sequences within:
- the LOC119568636 gene encoding mucin-2-like, which gives rise to MSPSSKNNSSNNNISLINKSLLPPTISPLITTETHTNNVSLQSRETPPPTMSPSSTRDSTPQQYLPHQGASTPTILPHQQRLRTKNVSLINKTPLHQPIILPHQTETPPPTRLHLQQDSPHPTKSPSSTRDSTTNNTPSSTETPAQQLDSSTNNVPIFNKTPSQQYLPHPNKDSPPPTISPHQQRLPPPTIRLPHQKPKVSLHQERLPTQPPHKGPLHQQRLHSPNTKILPQQKLQPPKKFSSPSKEPPPPNNISLIKPEDSTTNNIFPSSTKRLHHHNVPHQQRLHTKQYLPPTHKINAITNNVSLSKDFHTKFPPNNQTQYLPSSTETPPNNISSSQRLQPKFSLNKTPDQQVSLKGSTNPTSSLTTNPTTTPPQQAPTNKPPHQQDSTPTISISTRLHHHNSPSNNRDSTHNSAQHSLSQNPPNILPHNRDSTHNFPPNKDSSQHVPPPSTEGSTPNSPHQQRLPTTMSSHNKILLKQVPLSTRLSNIPLTNNDSPTESPPQQDSTTTMSPSSNRDSTPTMSPSSTETPPPTMSPYPTEIPTNNISLINRDSIFNKTPPPTNSLTGPQHTISSSTRLHHQHVSLIKKDSSPTISLQQTSKYLSLINRRLQPKFSLINRDSKPPTISSQLLITISIITRLHHNNVLINRDSSTTNSSTSRDSSTNNISLSNPDHKLPINRDSTHQISPSSKRLQHNIFPLINGDPQHRLHPQYLPPSTETPRTTSPSTETPHQQLSLTTTQPTYLPHQQRLHHQLFFIKTPSPHISIFKKDSPPQQSPHNRDSAPTMSPLKELTPTIHLPPNHTISLQKDSITNNTPQDHHHMSPIKRDSTTMSPLKAPPQCLLINRDSTPTMSPSSTNPPPTNLPFNRDSTTTCLHTSQTTSPTREIHHQMFLSLKTHNQSPINRTTKILHTTMSPHQRDSSTNNAHQQSPNIPQTETPPTILPINRDPTTTISPPTETQHPHASHRLKHQNSPSQRRQTKCLSPINRDSPPQIPTTDDSPHCPLINRDSITKKFPYTRDSISTETHHQQFSPHQRDSSTHNILHQTETPPQQSSSINSQHFPIQQRLLPTILPHQQRLPTNNAPHTETQHTISPLSTPLNKSPTTEILAHHHVSLIQQRLPPLPKQDPPPTILPSNRDHTTIFHHIRTPPQQCLLINRDSHHTYLHLNKTPHKDSPINQPPNNPLINRLHHQQSPPINRTTPTRFLPNKTPHNTHHQQRLHHQKCLPQQRNPLTYNVSLINRDSITKEFSPSTRIHTNVSLINRDPHQHVSSQQRLHHQQSLPHQQRLHHQQCLHHQRDSSTNNVSSSAENTPPTISPSSTDTPAPIISSLETPALTVTLTSTTILSPILSTTTSPTVLVSTTNNTPMIPASTETSRSTAGSTSKTTPLSLETPASTLESTSKRTLISAINDTATKNCNAGKDSTIIKESSTDEYHNTNI